The Longimicrobium sp. region CACGGAGGATAGGTGCATCTCGCAAGGTCAGCAAGACACATTTTGGAGCGCGGAATTGCCGCCTGTGGGGGCACTGAAGCGCATGCAGCTGCGCCATTTAGAGCGATACGGCAGTGGAGGCGCACCGGCCGGGCCACCGGGCGGACGGAGCGTACGAGAACCGCGCTCCGATTGCTACCTGCCGACGATGCGGGCGGCGCGGTCCGCGGCGGAATCGAGGACGGCGTATGGGACCAATCGCCCGCTCGCGACGTCGTAGATGAAGCTGCGCTGCCGCATCTCCTCCTCCTTCACCTCCTTCCCCCTGGGCGGCTCCAGCGCCATCACGAGCAGCCCGCGGCGGTCCGGCGTCGGCTCGTGTGAGACCAGCCGAAACGGGTCGGGCAGGACGCGGCGCAGGCCGGTTCCGTCCAGCGCGCTCACGAAGAGCCCGGCCTGGTCCGCGGCGCTGAGCTTGCCGTCACCGTTCGTGTCGCGGTCGGCGATCTCATACGAGATCCAGGTCTGGAGAGAATCGGCCTGGCTGCCGCCACCCGGACTGAGGTACGCGTCCGGTCGCTCCCGGGACGGGTACTGCAAGTTACGAATGAGTGCAGGATGGTCGAGCAGGACGCGGCCCTGCGGCGCGCCCGGAGTGAGGAAGATGACGTTCACGACGGGGCCGTGATATGCACCGCGGCTGGTCGTCGAATATGCCTCGTCAGCGTAGTTTTCCGCGAGCGGCTGGTCGGCCTCGCCGTGATGTACAGTCACAAGCTGCGTGGGAGTTCCCCGTACGACTGTGGGTGCGCCGTAGCGGATGGCGCGCGGCGCGGAGCGAGCGTCCGGCGTACCCGCGGCGACCCGCACAGCCGGTTCCGAGCGCGGCCGGAAGGTCTCGCCGAGAAAGGTGAACAGCAACATCCCAATGGAGAGCAGGCCGAGCGCGAGGACGATGAAGCCGTTGACGAGCCACACCCGCTTGAGCAGGCGATCGGATCCGGGTTCCATGTGCCGTGGATGCAGTGGAGAGGAAACAGTGAGTGCCATCCGTCGCATGCACTATTCGATACCGTCGTCCCGCTCCACAAGGGCGGAGGGATCGTGCCCGCGCAGCCACTCCACCATGCGGTCGAAGAGCTCCGCCGGCCGTTCCTCGCGCACTGCCTCACGGGCGGCGGCGGATACGAGCCGCACCATCTCGGCCACGGAGAGCGCATCGGCGAAGTGCACACGGGCGGGGGCGAACGACTGCATGGCCGCGAAGTAGCGGCGCTGCGGCTCGATGAAGCGCAGGTGCGCGTCGAAGCCGTGCCTCCGCCGCGTCGCGTCCCCCTCCTTGCGCGCGAAGGACGCCCGCGGGTGCGCCGAGGATGACGTACTGATCCGGGAAGTTGATGTCGCCGCGCAGGATGCGGGGACGGTGGAAGGCGGCGAGCTCGTCCAGCGGCTGCCACCCGTCGAAACCGTACGACCAGTTGTACCAGAGCGGCTGGAAGGGATCGCCGTCGAGGATGGCGAGACCGGGGGCGCGCGCCGCCATCGTCCAGCGCTCCACCTGCCGCTCCAGGTACCAGTCGGGCGCCTCGGCGGCCGGCCGGGAAAATAGCTCGTTCACCTCGGGAACGACGCACGCCCCGGCCGCGGCGAGGGCCGAGGCGGCGGTCGTCTTCCCCACCGCGCTCGGCCCTTCCAGACAGACGATCGGCATGGCCGCGGGTCAGGTCTCCCAGGCCGTGGTCGCGAGCCCCGCGAGGGTGCCGCCGGGCGTGCGGCCCACGACGTAGCAGCGGATCTCGACCTCGCCCACGCGGAAGACGCTCACCTCCGCGAGCGAGTCCCGCAGCGCATCGCGGAGCGCCTGGTACCGCGCGCGGAGCGCCTGTGCCGCGGGGTCGGCGGGGTCGCTCTCCTCGATGTGGCCGGCGAAGAAGCGGTCGAGCGGCACCTCTTCCACGCGCGTGCCGGGCTCGGCGCCTGCCAGGGCGCGGAACCCCTCGGGCGTCAGCGCCTGCGCGGCGCCGAGCTCCACCCATTCGAACGGCGCGTCGCCCTCGCTGGTGTAGACCAGCCCGTCGGCGGCGCGCAACAGGCGGGCGCGGGTCGCGTCCGTCACCGCGCTTCCCAGTACGTCTCGACCGCGTCGGTGAGCAGCGGGAGGAAGTTGTATCCCGTGCGGCTCTCGATGGCATCCACCGTGGTGCGGTACGTCTCCCACGAATTCGCCGCGATGCCGGTGGTGTTGGGCATGTCGACGGCGATCACCTGGATGCTCCCCGTGGTGGTGGCCTGCGCCAGTCCCTGACCGTACGGCATCAGCAGCGCGATCTTGTAGTTGCGGGTAGGGATGGACACCTTCCCCGCCCCCAGCAGCGTGCCGCTGTACGAGTAGCCGCCCGCCATGATGTAGATCTCCTTGTCATACGTCTGCGCCTGCGTCTGCAGGTATTGCTCGAATTTGTACCACGGCCCCCCGTTCAGGTCCTGGTACTGCGGCAGGATGTTGGTCATCAGGAAGGTCTGCTTGTTCTGATCGGTGGACCACGTCCGCTCCTCGCTGCGCACCATGTGGCCGCGGCTGTAGCCGGAGTTGGTGTAGTCCGAGGTGGTCACGCGGTAGCACCCGCTGGGGAGCGTCGCGTCCGAGTAGAAGCTCGTGGCGCGCGGCGCATCGCCGTAGTGCGTCTTGTTGAGGTTCCACGACACCCAGTTGGGCCCGCCGCGCGTGCAGTTGTAGGAGAGGTAATGCGTGTTCTTGGAGAGCCGCACGTCGCTGGAAGGGGACCCGATCGGCGCGCCGAACTCGATGTGGCTCCTGTAGATGGCGTTCGGGTAGGTGTAGAAGCGGGGTTCCTGCGGAGTCGGGGAGGTCGCGGTGGGTGCGTCGGCGGAGCAGGCGGCCAGCAGCGCGGCGGCTACGGCGCCGAGTACCACGCGTGCGCGCGCGGCGATGCGGGGAAACGGCATGCGCGTTCCATCCTTTGACGAGGGATTTTGACCTTCCGGGAGGGACTCTTTCGAACCTGCAATGTAGATGCCCGCGTTTGAACACGGACGGTATGGCTGTTCGCCGGCCCGGCACCGCCCTTGCGCGGCTCGCCGGGGGGTCGGTTGAAGCTCCTCGGGAAAACGGGATCTGCGATGCGCAAGCGAATGGTGGGGATCGTGCTGGCCGCGGCGGCGCTGGCGGCGTGCGGCGGCGATGCGGGGCAGTCCGGGGCGAAGGGCGATGCGGCGGTGGTGGACAGCGGGATGGCGCCCACGCCCGCGCTGGATTCCGTCGGCGGCACCACCAACTCCGATCCGGGCCGGAGCGACTGACCATGAGCCCCGGCGACGACCCCGGCTTCGAATCCGACGAGACGGAGGTGGACCGCCTCCTCCGGGAGATCCATTCCGGGGTCGAGGTGCCGGTGCTCCTCCCCATCGTGCGCGGCGCGCTGGACGCCATGGAGTGGAGCTACACCGAGTCCGAGAGCGACGGGCTGGTGTGTGAGATGGCGGGCGAGCACACCGTCTACAGCTTCCTCTTCCGCGTGGACGAGAAGCTGGAGATCGTGTGCTGCTACGCGCGTGTGGGCTTCCGCGTGCCCCCCGACAAGCGCCTGCAGGTGTGCGAGGTGCTCACCCGTGCCAACTACGGCCTGCGTGTGGGCAACTTCGAGATGGACATGGAGGACGGCGAGATCCGCTACAAGGCCAGCGTGGACATGGAGGGCGGCGTCCTGGGCGAGACGATGGTGCAGAACCTGGTGCGCGCCAGCGTCGCCGGCTTCGACCGCTACTATCCCGCCGTGATGCGCGTAGTCTACGCCGGCACCACCCCCGCCGAAGCCGTCGCCGACGCCGAGCGCTGAGGTGCGGCCGTGGCCGGTTGGCGCGCAGAACGCGCACCAACCCCAGTGTCCCCGCCAGACGCGCCGTTCAGGCGGTCGCGATCAGCCGGTCGATCTGCTCGGAAACGTCCGGTGCGCTCATGTCCCAGTAATGGGTGTGCGCGCCTGCGCCAATGCACCCCTCGGACACCTCCACGCTCCCGTGCCGCGTGGTAGAGGTGAAGAGAGGCTCTTTGAATCGGCCGCCACCGCTGCCGTGCCGGGTGCGGTGGTACCACTCCGACAGCCAGAGCGACCGGCCCACGTAGTCGCCACTTCGGTACACGTTCACCCAGCGGCGCACGCCCAGCCAGCGCGCGTCGGGGGTGCTCGACCTGTGAGCCGCATTTGGCAGATCCGCATCGAACGTCTGGAGCGGGGTGGTGCCGTTGTCCGGCCTGTCGCGCACCCACTGGTAGCGGTGCGGGAAGAAGCGTGACAGGAGCTGCCGCACGGGATTGCCCATGGTGACGAGGGTGATGGGGACCTCGCCCCCGCCGTCCCTGGGGCCGAAGCCGAGCGGCGCGAGCGCCGGGTCTCCCCCGTTCGCCCTCTCGCGCTGGAGGAAGCGCAGCAGGTCGCATGAGATCAGCGCACCCAGGCTGTGTGCCACGATCACCACACCGTCGTAGCGCGTGTCGGCCTTCGCCCCGGCGACGTGGCGGAGCAGCGACACGTACCGCTGGCAGATGCGCGCCCGCGGCGTGGACTCGGGCGGCGTAGTGCGCAGGTAGTTGTCGACGTCCAGCATCACGTCCAGCGCGGACCCGCCGAACTTCACCAGGATACCCAGGATGAACACGGCGGATGCCGCGATCATCGTCCCCGCCAGGCCCGCGGCCGCGTAGGTCTTCAGTTCCAGGTAGGCGTTGAGCGCCACCACGGAGCCCCAGCCGCGCGTTTTCGACACGTGCACGAGGGCGAGAAACGCCGGCAGGATCAGCATCGCGGCGTAGAACAGGTGCGTCACCAGGCGGGTGGAGTCCAGCCCGCGCGAGAGCCAGCGCCCCATGCGGCGCGATTCCGGGTTGGTGCACTCCGATGCCGCGTTCCCCTCCGCCGCCACCGATGGGAGCGCCATCCACAGGAGGAGGAACATGGCGGCGAGAATGGGCAGCAAGGCGAACGGCGCGGCCGGCGTGATGCTCTGGGCGATCAGCCCCTGGAAGTACTCGGGTACGGTGAAGCTCGCGGCATCGTGCTCCGCCATCCGCATCGCCGCCGAGTCCGCCCGGGCATCCCTGGGCGGGCCGGTCGTATCCTTCGCCGCGTCCTGGATCGCGGACAGGTCCTGCCTCGCGAGCGAATTGTCCATCGCCCGCAGAGAGGATACATCCGGGAGGAGGACCGCAAGCGCCGGGTAGGGACCGGACTCCTCCACCCTGACGTGGGAGAAGATGTCGAACCGGTTGACCGTGTAGGAAAAGATCCCGGCCCAGGCGAGGAGGGTGAAGCCGTAGAGCGCGCCCGTCGAGAGCCCGATGGCGAGCCGGCCCGTGCGCAGCGCGGCGCGGCAGCGGCTCCATCGCGGATCGTCTCTGAAAGGGAGCTTGCGGTCGCGGCGCCGCCACGCGTCCCAGCGCGCCACGAACCAGAGGATGACGAGCGCGATGGCACAGAGCCACAGCAGGACCAGGCAGGCGGCGAGCACGGCGAAGATGAGCTGCATCGTCCGCAGCGTCGCCGTCTCCAGCCGGGGGACCACGTCCAACACGCTCCGCAGCTTCACCATCCAGTACGCGAATACCGACAACGACAGGACGTATGCGGCCATGGTGGTGGCGAGCGCACCTGTGCGCAGCCGCTGGTAGCTGGAGCCCACCCAGTACGCGATTCCGCCCCCCACTACCCACCAGGCGATCGTGATCGCGGTGCCCTCCCCGATGTGGGCCCACCCGGGCACCCGTCTGGCGGCGAGGCCCGCGCCCACCCCTCCCGCCGCCGTGGCGGCGGCGAACACAAAGGGCAGCACGCTCCAAGTGAAGGGCCGGGCGGGCACCCTGGGCCGCATCCACAGGTACGCCAGCATCACGCCCGCCGCGCCCAGCACGGCGCACAGCGCGACGTCCGGGCCGCGGGTGTACCCCGCGATGGCGCCGGCGGGGATCACGCCGAAGCCCACGATCAGGAGGACGAGGTTCAGGAGCGGGATCGGCAGCGTCAGGAGGAGCACGGCGAGCCACTGCACGAAACGGATCGCCTTCCACGGCCCCGACGGGTAGTCCAACTTCGTGTCGTCCACCGCCTGCCTGCCCAGCGTGGCCACGTGCAGCAGGAGCTGGTACGCGGTGCTGAAGAACCCGAGGGCTCCCTGGCCCGGGCGCGAAAGGTCGGCCCAGTACACCTCGTAAACGTCCACCTCGCGCTCGTCCGTGCCCTCGCGTCCGTCCACGGCCGCCCGCGCGTCGCTGTCCACCGGCACGCCGGGCCCGCCGCGGCGGAGGCCGCGCAGCACCGTCGTGACGTACGAGCGCGCGCCGCCGCCGGGCTCGTGGTCGCGCAGCAGCATGTGCATGAACTGGTAGCCGAGCTCGCCCGCCGCGTCGGTGGGCTCGCCAGGCGCGAACCCGGCGCGCTTTTCGTCGGCGCCGCGCGGGGTCTCGTGGAGCGCGTCCCTGGTCTTCTCGATGTAGTCGCGTCCGGAGCGGAGCTGCCACCGCCCATGGCGCCGCGATTCCTTCCCGCGGTGCGGGGCGGGAGCCCCCAGCGCCGTCTTCGTATTATTGCCCACGCGCGGGGGGATGGCGGGAAACTGCGGGAGGTGCACCTCGACGGTCTCGAAGGGCGTGTACCTCCCGTGCCTGGTCCCCGGGCGCTCGCCGTGCTGCACCAGCAGCGAAGCGATGGCGGCGTTGGACTCGTTCGGCTGCTGGTCGGCGACGCCGTGGACGGCGATCACCGCGATTCTCTTTCTCGCGGGGGTGCCCATGAAGTAGATGAGTGGTTGGGGGGCTCGAGCGGAGACACGGAGAAGGTCCCCTTCCCCGCACTCTTCTTTGAGCGCCTCGGCCATGGATTTTCTCACCCGGACGAAAACGGCCCCGGTACCTGGAGGTTCCGGGGCCGCCATCGATTCACGCGCCGAAAGCTCAGACCGGATCGATCATCCTCACCGGGATGGTGGAGCTGCCCGTGCCGCCATTCCCAAGCTGGCCATTGACCCCGTAGCCCCAGCAGTATGCGGCGCCGTTGGACGTCACGCCGCAGGCGAACCCGTAACCGGCGGTGAGCTGCGTGAAGGTGAGGCCGCCCGCCACCGGCGCCGGCTCCGCGACCATCCCTGCCGCAGAGGTACCGTTCCCCACCTGGCCCCAGTAATTGGATCCCCAGCAGTAGGCCCGCCCCGCGGTGGTGAGGCCGCACGCGTGGTCGTCCCCCACCGTGATCGAGCGGAAGGTCAGCCCCCCGGCTACGGCAGCGGGCGGCGCCGGAGAGATGACGCCCCCCGGCGCGCGAAGGGCTCCCCAGCAGTACGCCGTTCCCCCGGCATCCAGCCCACAGCTGCTGTTGCCCCCGGCGCTGACGGACGCAAAGGTGTGCCCTTCTCCCACCGCCACCGGAGTGGCGCTTGGGGCGTACGAGCTGTTCCCCAGCTGCGCCGCCGAGTTGCTCCCCCAGCAGAACGCGGCCCCCGCCGTGTTGAGGCCGCAGGCGTGCGCCATCCCGGCGGAGACGTCGTTCCAGCGATGGCCGCCCGCCACGGCCACCGGCACGGCTGACTGGACCGTGGTCCCGTTGCCGAGCTGCCCCGCCGACCCCTCCCCCCAGCAGTATGCGTCACTATCCACGGTCGTGCCACACGCGAACGGGGTGCCGCCCAGGGAGAGCCGCGCGAAGCGGTGGCCGCCCGCGACCGGCGCCGGCTGGCTCCCCCAGCAGAACGCAGCTCCGTCACCGCCGATCCCGCAGTTGAGCTGCTTGCCCGAGAAGACCCGCGCGAACGAAGGCGCGCCGGCCACCGCCTCCGGCACCGGGCGAACTCCGCGGGAGTCGTACGATCCCCAGCAGTACGTGCGGCCCGCGGTCGTGAGCCCGCACGCGGCCTGATTACCCGCCGACAGCGACGCCCACGCACCCGCCGGGCCGGGCGGAAGGGTGCGGACCGCATCCACCACGTACGAGTTCCTGAATCCCGCGGAGTTGTAGCCGTTGACCTTCACCTGGTTCGTCCCCAGGCGGAGGGGCGCCGTGAATTCGAAGGTGGCCGTCGGTCCGCCGGCTCCGGGGAGCTCCTGTTCGGGGCCGTCGTTCACCTGCCAGGTGAGGCGGGCGACCTTCTGCCCGTGGTCGGCGCTCCCGGCGATGCGCAGCTCGCTCTCCGGGCCCATCGGCACACTGCCGAACTGCGGTGAGGTGACGTTCACCCGGGGCAGCTCGTTCCACCTGAACCGGATCGTCCTGACCGTGCGGTTGCCGGCCATGTCGTACGTGTACACCTCCAGGACGTTCTCGCCGGGGAGGAGGTTGGACAGCCGCGAGGTGTAGCACACGAAGTTGCACGCGGACGGCCCATAGCCGAGCCGTACCAGGGGCCCGCCGTTGAGGCTGTAGGCGACCGCGTAGGAGTTCTTGGTTCCGTAGAGGCTGACCCCGTAGGTGGAGGTGTAGCTGTACGTCTGCCCGTCGACCGGCGAGCTGACGTCCGCCGGCGGCGGGCCCTCGGTGACGATCGTCATCACGAGCGCGCTGCTCCCGCGGTTGCCGGCCGCGTCGTAGGCGTGCACCACCACCGTATTGTCCCCGTTCAGGGGCAGCGTCACCTCTGCCAGGAAGTTCGCCGATGTGCTCGGCTGGATGCTGAGCGACTGCTCCGCCCCGCCGTTCACCTGCACCGTGGCGCGGGTGACCTGCTGGTCGTCGCTCAGCGTTCCGCCCACGGTGCCGCGGTTGGTTTTGTAATAGCGCCAGTTGGGACCGAACTGCACCCCCGGCTCCGGCATCACGACGGTGGGCGCCGTGGTGTCGGTGACGTCGGGCCCCGAGGGGCCTCCATCTTTGCAGCCGGCCAGGAGTGCCACCGCGAGCACGGCGAAGCTGATACGGCGGATCATGCGTTACGGGAGCTGCGGGTGATTCACTGCGGAGAGGGGGGCGGATGAAGAACGCGCAACGTCGCGCGCGTGTGACGACCGGCAAAACATTCGTAGTCCCCGGAAATATCGCGTCGCGAGCGGTTGCGGCGCTACCCTGCGCCCCGCATCGCAACCGCACCGAATCCCGTAGGGGCAGCCCCGCGTGGCTGCCCGTGCCCCTCGCTGCACCGCAATCCGCTTACAGGACCGCGATCCGTCCATCGCAGCTCAGAAATCCGCCGTCGCGAACGAATACGCCAGGAACCCAAAGAACCCCACCCCCGCCAGCGCACCGGTAATCCCTCCCGTCTTCGCCGCCCTGACGCGCCGTCTTGTCAGGCGCTGTGCATACGCCGCGCGGTAAGCCTCATGATACTCGGGTGGCTCCTCCGCGACGCGCCACCGGATGGAGTCCGGGAGCGTCCTCACCGGCTGCCCCGCCTGATCGAACGTCGCGAACACGAGCACCCCACCTGCGGCCGCGACCGTAGCCGTTTCCCGGTTCGGAAACAGCGCGACGATGGGCGCCATGAGGCCGAGGGCCGCCCCACCCAGGAAGCTGGAGCCGAAGTAGCCGCCCACGAACGGGTCCCGCGCGTCCCGGTCCGCATCGGCGCGTGCGGCCTGGAGCAGCGAGTCCCCGGGCGTCGCGGGGGAAGTCTGGCCGCGCCCTGGTGCGCAGAAAATCGTGCAGGCGACGAGCGCCAGCGTCAGCGAGCGGAGCATTCTGTATTCTCGAGTTGGAATTGTTGACGACACTACCGATCGTGGATGAGCGAAGTGACCCGCGCCCACGGCTACCCTCGAGGCACGCGCAGTAGATCCTTCGCTCGCGCCGAGCGATGGCGCACGGGCGAGGTCAGAGAGGCGCTCGCTCAGGATGACAGAATTTTTGGGACACGGCGGCACCCAGTCCGCTTCAGCGGACTTCGCGTAGTTCCAGCCGGGGGCTTCAGCCCCCGGCGACGCCCGCGGTGCTGTTCACCCTCCGGCGACGCCCGTGGCGCTGTTCACCCTCCGGCGGTGCCCGCGGCGCTGTTCACCCCCCGGCGACGCCCGCGGCGCCCCCCCGGTGTGGGTGCCCCGGTGCCTAATGGATTTTCTCCCCCCGCTCCAGCATGGCGACGAGAGTGGCGATGCGGGCGGCACGGGCCTCGGGCTTTGAGGTCTGGATGCGGAAGAGGATGGCGTAGCGGTTGGCGCCGTCCAGCGACGCAAAGAAGTCGCGCGCGGCGGGGGAGCGGTCCAGCTCCGCCTGGAAGTCGTCGGGGACGGTGGCGTTGCGCTGCGAATCGTAGGCGGCATCCCAGCGTCCGTCCGCCTTCGCGCGCTCCACGGCGTCGATCCCCGCCTCTTTCATCCGCCCCGCCGCGGTGAGCGCCTCGATCTTGTCGCGGTTGATCTTGGACCAGAGGCTCTTGGGGCCGCGCGGACCGAACTTCTGGAGCCACGACACCTCGTCGAAGCCCTTCTTCTGGCTGTCGATCCACCCGTAGCAGAGCGCCACGTCCAGCGCCTCGGCGTACGACAGGGAGCGGAGCGCCGCGCCCTTTTTGGCGAGCCGCATCCACACCCCCGGCGATTCGCGGTGGTGCCGGTCCAGCCATTCGGCGAAGGCGTCGGAATCCTCGAAGAGGAGGATGGGAAGCTCCTGCGCGGGCTTCTTGGCCATAATCGGTTGGCGAGCGGGTTAACCGGAGACGAGCGCCTGGAGCTTCTTGGGAGCGACGATGCAGTACGACTGCACGGCCAGCGAGCGCAGCTCCTCGTCGTCCACGGCGTCCACGTGGACGCCGATCCATCCCTTCACCCCCACGTACGGCGGCACGAAGAACTTCTCCGGCTCGGACCGCACCATGATCTCCTGCACGCCCAGCGGCGCGCCCAGCCAGAGCCCGTCGCGCCCGCCGCCGTGGTGATTGCCGGCGGCGGCGAACATGGCGAAGATGCGCTTGCGGACGCGAAAGGTGGGCGCCCCCCACGCCTCCTGCTCGAACGCCTCGGGAAGCGACAGGCACACGCGGCGCACGCGATCCAGCGAGTCATCGGCGGGCGGGGCGGACATGGCGGTACCGGGTGCGAGGGTGGGCGCGACCCCGCAAGTATAGGGTGCGCCGCCGCCGCCAGACAGACCCACCCCCTGGCATCCGGGCGCCATTGTTCGCATCCTTCCGGGCAGGAAAGCACGCGACCGACCCGAACGGAACGAGAATGCCGGAGCAGACGAAGAGGAAGCCTGGGTACCCCGCGGCGCGCATCGTGGCGCCCACGGTGGTGGAGCAGCTCGCGGCGCACCTGGCGCACGCGGAAGCCGTCGGCGTCACCGACTTCGCGCCGCAGCCGGACGCGCGCACGGTGGAGGCGGTGATCAACGCATCCTTCTGGGCCAGCCTGCGCCGCGAGGAGGGGCACTCGCCCAAGATCTCGCTCGCCTTCATCCCGCCGGAAGCGGCGGGGCACGCGATGGTCTTCGAGCGCCCGCTCCCGCTGAACCCGCGCGACCTGGCCCGGCTCGCCCCGGCCGTGGAGGGCCCCGGCACCCACCTGGGCGTCTGGCCGGTTGGCGACGTGCTGCGGGTGTGGGGGACGACGCGCCGCGTGCCCACCATCTGCTTCGTCCTTGAAGTGGTGGACCCGGGGCTCCTTGTGGTGAAGTACCGCCGCGGCGACGAGTACGACAAGTACGGCACCGTCGCCGTGCTGGAGGGGGAGCGCATCAAGGTGGTGGACGAGGCGGGGGCCTCCCTCCCGGACTGCCCAACGCTCCTCTCCTCGCTGCTCGGCTTCGAGGCGCCGGCGCCGGCCGCGGGGCCCACCAACGTTCTGTCGCAGCTCGCCGTCTCCATGCGGGCGCACGGGCGGGGCGGCTCGCTCCTGGTGGTCCCCGGCGACGGCGACGGGTGGCACGCATCGGCCGCGCGCCCCATCCCCTACACCGTCACCCCGTTCGCCGACCTTACCGAGGTGCTCGCCGCGCCGGCCGAGGAGCGCAGCCACCCGATCTGGCGCGAAGCCTTCCGCCGCTCGGTGGACGCGGTGGCGCGGCTCACCGCGGTGGACGGCGCCACGGTCATCAACGAGCGCTACGAGCTCCTCGCCTTCGGGGTCAAGATCGTGCGGCGCGGGAGCACGCGGGTGGAGCGGGTGTCGGTCACCGAGCCGGTGGTGGGGAACACCTCCACGGTCGTGGAGCCGTCGCGGCTGGGGGGAACCCGTCACCTTTCGGCCGCCCAATTCGTTCATGATCAGCACGACGCGCTCGCGCTGGTGGCGTCGCAGGACGGGCGGTTCACCGTCTTCGCCTGGTCGCCGTGCGAAGACATGGTACACGCGCACCGGGTGGACACGCTCCTGATGTGACGCCGCGCAACTCCGCGGGGTCGGGAGGGTATCACTCCGGCCCGTGCCCGCTTGCCTTACGGGGCGCGGCGCGCTAGATGCAGAAAACGGAGCCCGCCGTCGGCTCCAACCGAACCCTGGCTTTGCAGCGCCGCGGCACCTCCGCCGTCCGGCGACGAACCCCGCGAGGACCCTCGTGATGAAACGCCTCTACCCCGTTCTCTTCCTCGCGCTGGGCCTCGCCGCCTGCGAGCGAAACCCCACCGGCGGCAGGGAAAACCTGTCGGTGGGCCAGACGCTCACCATCAACGTCAACGCGGACTCCGTCTGCAGCGCGCCCGTCAACCGGCAGGTGCGGGTGGTGGCGCTTTCGGAGCACAGCGCGGTGCTCGCGGACGTCAGCAACCCGCCCAACGGCTTCAGCGACGCGGAGTACCAGCAGTTCGCGGACGAGTTCGAGCGGGTCTCGTGGCCGGTGGACACCGAGACCTTCGGCATGCCCAGCGACGTGGACCGCAACGGGCGCATCCTGATGCTGTTCACCAGCGCGGTGAACCAGCTCACG contains the following coding sequences:
- a CDS encoding AAA family ATPase is translated as MPIVCLEGPSAVGKTTAASALAAAGACVVPEVNELFSRPAAEAPDWYLERQVERWTMAARAPGLAILDGDPFQPLWYNWSYGFDGWQPLDELAAFHRPRILRGDINFPDQYVILGAPAGVLRAQGGGRDAAEARLRRAPALHRAAAPLLRGHAVVRPRPCALRRCALRGRDGAARIRRRP
- a CDS encoding nuclease A inhibitor family protein, which translates into the protein MTDATRARLLRAADGLVYTSEGDAPFEWVELGAAQALTPEGFRALAGAEPGTRVEEVPLDRFFAGHIEESDPADPAAQALRARYQALRDALRDSLAEVSVFRVGEVEIRCYVVGRTPGGTLAGLATTAWET
- a CDS encoding DNA/RNA non-specific endonuclease, with the translated sequence MPFPRIAARARVVLGAVAAALLAACSADAPTATSPTPQEPRFYTYPNAIYRSHIEFGAPIGSPSSDVRLSKNTHYLSYNCTRGGPNWVSWNLNKTHYGDAPRATSFYSDATLPSGCYRVTTSDYTNSGYSRGHMVRSEERTWSTDQNKQTFLMTNILPQYQDLNGGPWYKFEQYLQTQAQTYDKEIYIMAGGYSYSGTLLGAGKVSIPTRNYKIALLMPYGQGLAQATTTGSIQVIAVDMPNTTGIAANSWETYRTTVDAIESRTGYNFLPLLTDAVETYWEAR
- a CDS encoding YbjN domain-containing protein; this encodes MSPGDDPGFESDETEVDRLLREIHSGVEVPVLLPIVRGALDAMEWSYTESESDGLVCEMAGEHTVYSFLFRVDEKLEIVCCYARVGFRVPPDKRLQVCEVLTRANYGLRVGNFEMDMEDGEIRYKASVDMEGGVLGETMVQNLVRASVAGFDRYYPAVMRVVYAGTTPAEAVADAER
- a CDS encoding YdeI/OmpD-associated family protein — its product is MAKKPAQELPILLFEDSDAFAEWLDRHHRESPGVWMRLAKKGAALRSLSYAEALDVALCYGWIDSQKKGFDEVSWLQKFGPRGPKSLWSKINRDKIEALTAAGRMKEAGIDAVERAKADGRWDAAYDSQRNATVPDDFQAELDRSPAARDFFASLDGANRYAILFRIQTSKPEARAARIATLVAMLERGEKIH
- a CDS encoding MmcQ/YjbR family DNA-binding protein; this translates as MSAPPADDSLDRVRRVCLSLPEAFEQEAWGAPTFRVRKRIFAMFAAAGNHHGGGRDGLWLGAPLGVQEIMVRSEPEKFFVPPYVGVKGWIGVHVDAVDDEELRSLAVQSYCIVAPKKLQALVSG